The window TAGTATATAATAGGTATCTTTTTAGCAGGCACATAATGTATAATGTTTTGAGAAGATAGTTCTTTAAGCCCCTCATAAACCTGATGAGGAGTTAAGTTTGTACGTTGAGCCAACAAAGTTTCATTGATATATACGTAATCGGCAAACAGTCCGGTGTAGGAGCGGAGCACAATTTGTAATAGGTTGTCGAGTTCGGGCTTTAATCCTTTTATCCCATACAGGTCGTCGCGCCGTGTAGTGAATATTAACTTAGAATGTCGGTCGGTATCTTCTATATATTCTATATGCCCCGATAAGTCTAATAGTTTAAGCGCACTATGAACGTGTTTGATATTATATTTATAAACAGAACAAAACTGCTCGATAACAAAGTTATGTCCTGAGTGCATTCCTAATCCCATACCTATTTCATAAAAATAAGCAAGTCTTTGGTATACATCTTTTATAAAGTCTTTCTCAGGAAACTCATCTTTAATTCTTCTTTTTAGTAAAGATTTGTCTTTGTCGTTATACAATGCAACAGCAAAAGCTTTGTTTGAGTCGCGTCCTGCCCGTCCGGCTTCTTGGAAATATTCTTCTAAAGAACTGGGAAGTTCGAAGTGAACAACTATTCTTACATCTGGCTTATCTATTCCCATTCCGAAGGCATTCGTACAAACAATTATTCTACATTGATTATTCTTCCAGGCATTTTGTTTCTTAATCTTTTCATCAGAGGTTAATCCAGCGTGAAAGAAATCGGCATCGATATTATGATACTTAAGTTCTTCTGCTATTTCTTTTGTTTTTCGTCTGCTTCTAACATAAACAATGCCACAGCCTTGCACCTTAGATAATATGTTTATTAATTCGAACTGTTTATCTTCGGTTTTACGGATAACGTAAGCTATATTCTTTCTTTCAAAGCTTTTCTTGAAGACATTCTTTTCTCTAAAAAGTAGCTTCTCTTGTATATCGTCGATTACTTGAGGGGTAGCAGTGGCGGTTAAAGCTAAAACAGGAACTTCGGGAAGCATTTCTCTTAGCTCTGCTATCTGAAGGTATGACGGGCGGAAGTCGTAGCCCCATTGCGAGATACAATGCGACTCGTCTACAGCAATAAGGCAAACGTCTAAATCTTGTAACTTTGCTTGAAATAGCTCTGTTCCTAATCGTTCGGGAGATACATAAAGGAACTTGTATTCGCCAAAGATGCAGTTTTCTAAAGCAACAATTATCTCTTGTCGGCTCATTCCCGAATGAATCATTGTTGCTTTTATGCCTTTGGCTTTAAGGTTGTCGACTTGGTCTTTCATTAAAGCAATAAGAGGGGTAACTACAATACAAATGCCGTCCATTAGCATAACAGGCACTTGAAAGGTAAGAGATTTTCCGCCTCCGGTAGGCATCAATCCCAGGGTGTCTTTCCCTTCGTACACAGATGTAATTATTTCTTCTTGTAACGAACGGAAAGAGTCGTAACCCCAATATTGTTTTAATATTTCGTGAAAAGCTTGCTTCACCTACTACTAAGTTCTTTACTATTCGTTTATAATAATGTCTTTAATAAGTAGCTGTACATTGATGTTGTTGTTATAATTGTTTTCTTCAATCGTATAACAAATATCGAATAGTTTACCTGCCGTTATTTGCTCGAAAAACTTATGTTTACCAAAGGCTATTGCGTGAACTACCTCTGAAGTAGACTCGTCGATAAGCTCTAATTTAATGTGCTCCAACTCTTTTCCAACCAACTTACTGCCTCCTGCGTCTTTTACCTTGAAGGAACAGAATACAGGCTTTTGATTTTCAGGACCAAATGGGTTCATCTTTTTAATATCGTAAAGAAGCTTTGTGTTTACTTCATTTAGCTTAATAGCCATATCGATATCTAAAGTTTGAGTCATTTGTTCTTCAATCATATTTTTATCGGCAAAGATTTCTAAACGTTCTTTGAATGTTTCGATATTCTCTTCCTTTATGGTAACGCCAACGGCAAACGTATGTCCTCCGAAGTTTTCCAAAATATCTTGAGTAGATTCTATTGCCGCATAGATGTCGAATCCCGTTATAGAACGTGCCGACCCCGAGATAGTATTATTAGACTCGGTTAATACTATTGCCGGTTTATAATACTTTTCGGTAAGTCGAGATGCTACAATGCCGATAACCCCTTTGTGCCAGTCTTTATTGAAAACAACAATTACCTTTCGGTTAAGCATCGAAGGGTCGGCGTCGATAATAGCGTAGGCTTCATCGGTTATTCGTTTGTCGAGTTCGCGTCGATCGTCGTTATATTGATCAATGTTTTCGCTCTTCTCTTTAGCCGACTGAGAATCCTTTGCTAACAAAAGATCGACGGCTTCTTTTCCGTCTACCATTCTGCCAGAGGCATTTATTCTTGGTCCTATCTTGAACACAATGTCGCTCATTGTAATCTCTTTGCCCGATAGTCCGCAAACGTCTATAATGCCTTTCAACCCTTTGCTTGGGTTCTGATTTAATTGTTTCAGTCCGTAAGTAGCCATTATTCGGTTCTCTTCGGTTACAGGCACAATGTCTGAGGCGATGCTTACGGCGCACAGGTCGAGAAGAGGTTTCAGGGAAGAAAACTCTATACCGTTGTTTTTTGCGAATGCTTGCATCAACTTAAACCCAACGCCGCAACCCGAAAGGTGGGGGTAGGGATATTCCGAATCTATCCTTTTGGCATCTAATATTGCCAACGCTTCGGGAAGTTCGTCTCCCGGCGTGTGATGATCGCAGATTATTACGTCTATGCCTAAAGTG of the Dysgonomonadaceae bacterium PH5-43 genome contains:
- a CDS encoding ATP-dependent DNA helicase RecQ (product_source=KO:K03654; cath_funfam=3.40.50.300; cog=COG0514; ko=KO:K03654; pfam=PF00270,PF00271,PF16124; smart=SM00487; superfamily=46785,52540; tigrfam=TIGR00614), translated to MKQAFHEILKQYWGYDSFRSLQEEIITSVYEGKDTLGLMPTGGGKSLTFQVPVMLMDGICIVVTPLIALMKDQVDNLKAKGIKATMIHSGMSRQEIIVALENCIFGEYKFLYVSPERLGTELFQAKLQDLDVCLIAVDESHCISQWGYDFRPSYLQIAELREMLPEVPVLALTATATPQVIDDIQEKLLFREKNVFKKSFERKNIAYVIRKTEDKQFELINILSKVQGCGIVYVRSRRKTKEIAEELKYHNIDADFFHAGLTSDEKIKKQNAWKNNQCRIIVCTNAFGMGIDKPDVRIVVHFELPSSLEEYFQEAGRAGRDSNKAFAVALYNDKDKSLLKRRIKDEFPEKDFIKDVYQRLAYFYEIGMGLGMHSGHNFVIEQFCSVYKYNIKHVHSALKLLDLSGHIEYIEDTDRHSKLIFTTRRDDLYGIKGLKPELDNLLQIVLRSYTGLFADYVYINETLLAQRTNLTPHQVYEGLKELSSQNIIHYVPAKKIPIIYYTRERQELKHLEIPKSVYEDRKQRLTDRIKGVIDYGTSETTCRSKLLLEYFGEKEAPECGCCDVCLAKKKHNSELDNIIKDIKIALTESTTFEILKEKLSYSEKQIVKALRFMSDSGQIIISNNIISLNK
- a CDS encoding single-stranded-DNA-specific exonuclease (product_source=KO:K07462; cog=COG0608; ko=KO:K07462; pfam=PF01368,PF02272,PF17768; superfamily=64182; tigrfam=TIGR00644); translated protein: MTNKWNYQPPTQTQTLKQNEISEKFGLAPAVCMLLVQRGLTTEDEIKRFFAPNLRDLHDPFMFPDMPIAVKRLERALGNKERILVYGDYDVDGTTAVALVYKFLEQFCSKSQLDYYIPNRSDEGCGISVQGIDYAKQTGVNLIIALDCGIKANEEVEYANTLGIDVIICDHHTPGDELPEALAILDAKRIDSEYPYPHLSGCGVGFKLMQAFAKNNGIEFSSLKPLLDLCAVSIASDIVPVTEENRIMATYGLKQLNQNPSKGLKGIIDVCGLSGKEITMSDIVFKIGPRINASGRMVDGKEAVDLLLAKDSQSAKEKSENIDQYNDDRRELDKRITDEAYAIIDADPSMLNRKVIVVFNKDWHKGVIGIVASRLTEKYYKPAIVLTESNNTISGSARSITGFDIYAAIESTQDILENFGGHTFAVGVTIKEENIETFKERLEIFADKNMIEEQMTQTLDIDMAIKLNEVNTKLLYDIKKMNPFGPENQKPVFCSFKVKDAGGSKLVGKELEHIKLELIDESTSEVVHAIAFGKHKFFEQITAGKLFDICYTIEENNYNNNINVQLLIKDIIINE